One Kineococcus radiotolerans SRS30216 = ATCC BAA-149 DNA window includes the following coding sequences:
- a CDS encoding ATP-binding protein translates to MSSDVSGDVSSSDGHSSVTGSLPPAEPGRGTESALQRHDQRVGDDPVHASHDSPRRLSPEELRTLFLFEHLSDSQLQRIAAAGRVLDAEPGWLYRQEEEPRWLFILLEGALALHHRTGDEDLELGRTRQRGVYAGAWEAYMGEQAPTGYNTSLRVLEPSRFFTMPAAEFGAAVREWFPMAVHLLAGLRIGLTETQRLTSARERLIALGSLTAGLTHELGNPAAALSRSVAQLREEVAALHHDLVRILPGGAQLAQARDDLAGRQGPAGNVLARADAEDALLEVLEDLGVGEIAALEEGSTVSGSSSRGLRDGNEAASEDADDAQQALLEELATTLAEHGARPEEIAALAGARAAGSAAEPGLEDGPGDGTAARGAAQAVVWLARTLAVDGLVAEAAAASARISALLASAGSYAQLDRAPTRWVDVRELIDASIDMLGAGAGRAPQGVSIVREYAEVPQVLAHAGELTQVWTNLLDNALDALAETPEREGRVIVRVGPDTLEGGVVVEVIDNGPGIDPEVLPRIFEPFVTTKGVGQGTGLGLDIAWRVVVQRHRGRLAVTSEPGRTVFRVWLPTDLGAVDPGEAQRHEP, encoded by the coding sequence ATGAGCAGCGACGTGAGCGGCGACGTGAGCAGCTCCGATGGACACTCGTCCGTCACCGGGTCGCTGCCTCCCGCTGAGCCGGGGCGCGGAACGGAGAGTGCCCTGCAGCGGCACGACCAGCGGGTGGGCGATGATCCGGTGCATGCCTCCCACGACAGTCCTCGACGGCTGAGTCCGGAGGAGCTGCGCACCCTCTTCCTCTTCGAGCACCTCAGCGACTCTCAGCTGCAACGCATCGCCGCCGCGGGCCGTGTTCTGGACGCCGAACCCGGTTGGCTGTACCGGCAGGAGGAGGAGCCGCGCTGGCTCTTCATCTTGCTCGAAGGGGCGTTGGCGCTGCACCACCGCACGGGTGATGAGGACCTGGAGCTGGGCCGTACCCGCCAGCGTGGTGTCTACGCCGGCGCCTGGGAGGCCTACATGGGCGAGCAGGCACCGACGGGGTACAACACGTCGTTGCGCGTCCTGGAGCCGTCGCGCTTCTTCACCATGCCCGCCGCGGAGTTCGGCGCCGCGGTGCGTGAGTGGTTCCCGATGGCCGTTCACCTGCTCGCCGGGCTGCGCATCGGCCTGACCGAGACCCAGCGCCTCACCAGCGCCCGCGAGCGCCTCATCGCTCTGGGTTCGCTCACCGCCGGGCTGACCCACGAGCTGGGCAACCCGGCCGCGGCGTTAAGCCGCAGCGTGGCTCAGCTGCGTGAAGAGGTGGCGGCTCTGCACCACGATCTGGTCCGGATTCTGCCCGGAGGGGCGCAGCTGGCGCAGGCTCGGGACGACCTCGCTGGACGGCAGGGACCGGCAGGGAACGTCCTGGCCCGCGCAGACGCCGAGGACGCCCTGCTGGAAGTCTTGGAGGACCTCGGAGTGGGCGAGATCGCAGCCCTCGAGGAGGGCAGCACGGTCAGTGGCAGCAGCAGTAGAGGGCTCCGCGACGGGAACGAGGCCGCAAGCGAAGATGCGGACGACGCCCAGCAGGCACTGCTCGAGGAGCTGGCGACGACGCTGGCCGAGCACGGAGCCCGGCCCGAAGAGATCGCGGCGCTGGCCGGAGCGAGGGCGGCGGGATCCGCAGCTGAACCTGGACTCGAGGACGGACCTGGAGACGGGACTGCGGCACGAGGCGCGGCGCAGGCGGTGGTCTGGTTGGCCCGCACCCTCGCCGTGGACGGGCTCGTCGCCGAAGCCGCCGCCGCCAGCGCCCGCATCAGCGCGTTGCTGGCCTCGGCTGGCAGCTACGCCCAGCTGGACCGGGCCCCGACACGCTGGGTGGATGTGCGCGAGCTGATCGACGCCAGCATCGACATGCTCGGCGCCGGCGCCGGGCGGGCCCCGCAGGGCGTGAGCATCGTCCGGGAGTACGCCGAGGTGCCTCAGGTCCTCGCTCACGCCGGGGAGCTGACCCAGGTGTGGACGAACCTGCTCGACAACGCGTTGGACGCCTTGGCGGAGACGCCTGAGCGGGAGGGCAGGGTCATCGTGCGGGTCGGGCCGGACACTCTGGAGGGTGGTGTCGTGGTGGAAGTCATCGACAACGGCCCGGGGATCGACCCGGAGGTGCTGCCGCGGATCTTCGAGCCCTTCGTCACCACGAAGGGCGTCGGGCAGGGCACTGGGCTGGGCCTGGACATCGCCTGGCGGGTGGTGGTGCAGCGTCACCGTGGCCGGCTGGCGGTGACCAGTGAGCCGGGGAGGACGGTCTTCCGGGTGTGGTTGCCGACGGATCTGGGCGCGGTTGACCCTGGCGAGGCACAGCGACACGAGCCCTGA